From the Deinococcus sonorensis KR-87 genome, the window TGGTGGGTCTGCGTGACGGCAGCCCCAGCCGCGCCAAGGCCGAGCAGGCGGGCCTGCGGGTGGCGAGCATCGAGGACGCCACGAAGGAAGCCGACGTGGTGATGCTGCTGATCCCGGACGAGCGGCAGCCGCAGACCTACCAGGAGAGCATCGCGCCGCACCTGACGGCCGGCAAGGCGCTGGCCTTCGGGCACGGCTTCAACGTGCACTTCGGGCGCATCACGCCGCCCGAGGGCGTGGATGTGTTTCTGGTGGCGCCCAAGGGCCCCGGGCACATGCTGCGGCGCGTGGTGGTGGACGGCGCCGGCATGCCCGGCATCTTCGCGGTGCAGCAGGACGCCAGCGGTCAGGCCCGTGAGATCGCGCTGGCGTACGCGCGCGGCATCGGCTGCACCAAGGCCGGCGTGCTGGAGACCACCTTCAAGGAAGAGACCGAAACCGACCTGTTCGGCGAGCAGAGCGTGCTGTGCGGCGGCGTGACGCACCTGATCCAGGCCGGCTTCGAGACGCTGGTGGAGGCCGGGTACCAGCCGGAAATCGCGTACTTCGAGACGCTGCACGAGGTCAAGCTGATCGTGGATCTGATCTACGAGAAGGGCTTCGAGGGCATGCGCCACAGCATCAGCAACACCGCCGAGTACGGCGACTACGTGACCGGGCCGCGCATCATCACCGAAGGCACCAAGGCCACCATGAAGGACGTGCTGGGCGACATCCAGAGCGGCAAGTTCGCCCAGAGCTTCATTCAGGACGCGGAGAGCGGCTTCCCGTACATGAACGAGCAGCGCCAGAAGATGCGGGACCACACACTGGAAACGGTGGGCAAGCAGCTGCGCGACATGATGCCGTTCATCGAGAAAAAAGACCTGGAGGTCTGAATACCCCACAGAGAACCGGGCGGCCCTATTCAGGCCGCCCGGTTCTCTGTGATTCTGTGTTCAGATAAGGCCAAGCTGATGGGTTTTGCCCATCCCATCGGCTCAGGCCCGCAGGCCCTTCTCGCCGTGGAGGGTGCGCTCCACCGTCTCACTCACCTCGCGCTCGAAGCGGCCCAGGTGATCGCGCAGGCGGCCCATTTCGGCCTCGCCCAGGTTGGGCAGCCACAGCACGCTGCGGCCCAGCACCGCGAAGGTGATGCCCTCCTCCGCGGCGTCCTGACCTTCGGCGGCCTCATCGTCGTCGTCGTCATCGAGCGGGTCCAGAATCAGAGAGCCGTAATCCAGACTCTGGTTCATCAGATTGATGCCCATCAGCACGTCGGCCAGGGCCTCCTCGTCCACAAACAGGTCCAGGTCGAGGTGCAGGCGCACGAGCACGCCCCCCTCCTCAGCAGCTTCGGCAAACAGCGCCACCCGGGCCTCTCCATCCTTGACCAGGGCCCCGTC encodes:
- the ilvC gene encoding ketol-acid reductoisomerase produces the protein MPAKMYYDRDVQLTPIEDKLIAIIGYGSQAHAHAQNLRDSGLNVVVGLRDGSPSRAKAEQAGLRVASIEDATKEADVVMLLIPDERQPQTYQESIAPHLTAGKALAFGHGFNVHFGRITPPEGVDVFLVAPKGPGHMLRRVVVDGAGMPGIFAVQQDASGQAREIALAYARGIGCTKAGVLETTFKEETETDLFGEQSVLCGGVTHLIQAGFETLVEAGYQPEIAYFETLHEVKLIVDLIYEKGFEGMRHSISNTAEYGDYVTGPRIITEGTKATMKDVLGDIQSGKFAQSFIQDAESGFPYMNEQRQKMRDHTLETVGKQLRDMMPFIEKKDLEV